The nucleotide window GCCAATCCTGCCGGCTCATGCGTGGCCAACACGCTGACTGCGCGGGTGGCGCTCACCAAGGGCGCCAGCGCTGTGTCGCCGGTGCCCAGCCTGAGCCAATGGGCCTTGATCGTCTTGATGGGCGCCATCGCGCTGCTGTCGGTGCGGCGCTTGCGGTCAACCGCCAGCAACGCGTTGCGCAGTGTGCTGCTGGTGGGGCTGGCCGCCGGGGCGCTGAATGGTGCCAGTGACAGTGTGGCGCAGGGTGTGGTGACCAACGGGTTGCTGTCGATCAATACGGTGTTGAGCGGGGATCAGCGGACGCTGACGGTGCTTGTGACCCGCAATGCGGAATGCGTGCAATGTCCGCCCGGCTCAATTTATGTAGGAAACTATTGCGCTTAGCCCGGTAGATACCGTCTTGCCTGTCAAGCGGTATTTACCAAATCTGCCCGATAAGGCTGCTGGTGCTTCCACACGCCGAAGCACAGATGCACCAGCTTGCGCATGGCCGCGCCCAGCGCAGCCATCTTGGGCTTGCCGTTGGCCAGCAGCCGCTCGTACAGAGCCTTCACATGCGGGTTGTATCGAGTGCCCACCACCGCTGCCATGTACAACGTGGCTCTGAGCTTGGCCGGCCCCGCCTTCGACAGCCTCGCCCTGCCCAGGAGCGAAGAGCCCGACTGCCGCTCAACAGGCACCAACCCCAGATAAGCGGCCAGTTGCTCGGCGGTGTCGAAACTGCGGCTGCGCAGCAGACTCAGCATCTGTGTGCTGACCTTCTCACCTACCGCAGGGATGCTTTGCAGAAGTTGCTCATCGCCCTTCAGATCCGGGTGGCTGTCAATGTGCCGATCAATCTGCCGCTCAATGTCCTTGAGCTGCTGCTGCAAGAAGGCAATCGAGTCCTCCAAGGACGACTGCACCAGCACCACGGGCTGGCCGGCCTGTTGCTTCTCCAGCCGGTTGCGCTCACGCCGCAAGTCCTGGGCGATCGCCTCGCGCCGGCTTAGCAAGGCCTGCAGCACGCGCACATGCGCGGGCGGGGCGTCCAGGCCGCCGGTTGCACCAGCAGCCCGTAGCGCGCCAGCACGGCGCTGTCCACGCCGTCGGTCTTGGTGCGAATGCCCAGTCCCCGGGCAAAGTCACGCACCTGCGCCGGGTTGACGATGGACACCCGGATACCGGCATCGAACAGGGCGCAAGCAGCGGCTTCGTGATAGGCACCAGTGCCTTCCAGAATGGCGTGAAAGCCGCTCAAGGGCTGCGTGGGCCAATGCTGTTGCAGCCAGGCCAGCAACTGCGCAAAGCCGGCGGGCGAGTTGGGCACCACCTTGGTGCGGCTGCGCTGCTCAAAGAGGACACAGACATCGAGTTTGGCTTTGGCCACATCAATGCCGATGGAGAACATGGGTTGATTCCTCGCTATTGAAAACAATGACAACAACAAACCATCGAATCACCTGCTCACCGCACTTGCCTTGTACATACAGGGTCAAAGCCCTTGGCTACCGTTCAGTGTCAATGACCGGTGAACGAAGAAGAAGCAAAGGGCGTCATCTACGGATCAAAGTCCAGGCTTTAAGGCTGGGTACACGCTCTCTTTGCTTCGAGGGGAAAGATACAAGGTTGGGGTGAATGCAATGAGCCCCAACATTCGGCGGTTGATACGGAACCGCGCTCGTTGGGGTTCGCTGCGCTCACCGCCAACCTACGGGTATTGTGGTCCATTGACCCGTTGCGCCTGCGACTTGCGCGCCCGTGATTCCAATCTGTGCCGGCTCCGTGAGGGTTCCCACCATCGGCGGTTGATATGCGGCCGCCGCCGTTGGGGTTCGCTGCGCTCACCGCCAACCTACGGGTGGCGTCAACCGGTGGCATCGTCGCGCGCTGCGCCGTGCGCGGCCTTCATTCCAACGCGCGCCAATACGCGGTGTTGGGCGGCGCTGGCAACGCATGCTCGGGGCTGCCCCAATTCGCGGGCAAACGGCCTTGGCGGATGTACCGGTGCAACGACGAATGCGGCCAATCGACGGCGTTGCGCACGTGGCCGTGCTTGACGGGGTTGAAATGGATGTAATCGATGTGGTTCGCCAAATCCGTCTCGTCACGAATCTGGTGTTCCCAATACCGGCGCTGCCAAATGCCGCGTTCGCCCTTGGTGCGGCGGCTGGCGCCGATGCGTTCGCTGGCGGGCAACTGGCGTGAAAACCCGGCCTTGATCAATGCCCACCGCCCGGCATAATCGGCATCGCCCGGCGGCAATTGCCACACCGCGTGCAAATGCTCGGGCATGACGGCAATGGCGACGATCTCGAACGGGTGCCGCCGCCGCACCACAGCAAACGCCGCGCGCAAGGCGTCGACATGCCGCACCAGCGTGTCGGCACGCCGGTCGGCCAGGTTCACCGTGAAGAAAAAGGTGCCGCCCGGCACCCAGGCGCGGCGGTATTGCATGGCACGATGATGCCACCGGGTAGGTTGGGGTGAGGCACGAACCCCAACATTCGGCGGTTGATGGGGCGTCGCCTATGTTGGGGTTCGCTGCGCTCACCGCCAACCTACGAAATTCACACCTTCGCCAGCGCCTGCTCCAGATCGGCCAGCAGATCGTCGATGTGCTCGATGCCGACGCACAGGCGCACGGTTTCTTCTTTCACACCCGTCTTGGCCAGCACGATGATGCCACCGGGTAGGTTGGGGTGAGGCGCGAACCCCAACATTCAGAGGTTGATGGGGCGTCGCCTATGTTTGGGTTCGCTGCGCTCACCACCAACCTACGAAATTCACACCTTCGCCAGCGCCTGATCCAGATCGGCCAGCAGGTCGTCGATGTGCTCGATGCCGACGCACAGGCGCACGGTTTCTTCTTTCACGCCGGTCTTGGCCAGCTCTTCGGGCGAAAGTTGCCTGTGCGTGGTGCTGGCCGGGTGCGTGGCCAGCGATTTGGTGTCGCCGATGTTGACCAGGCGGGTGAACAGTTGCAGCGCGTCCAGAAAGCGCGCCCCCGCCGCCCGCGCGTCGTCACCGGCGCTGGACTTGACGCCGAAGGTGAACAGCCCCGACGCGCGCCCCTGCATGTAGTGCTTTGCCAGCGCGTGGTCTTCGTGATCCGGCAGGCCGGCGTAGCTGACCCAGGCGACCTTGGGGTGCTTTTGCAGGTGCTGCGCCACCTTCAAGGTGTTGTCGCAGATGCGCTCCATGCGCAGCGCCAGCGTTTCGATGCCTTGCAGGATTTGCCAGGCGTTGAAGGGCGACAGCGCGGCGCCCGTGTTGCGCAGCGGCACGACGCGCGCGCGGCCGATGTAGGCGGCGGGGCCCAGCGCTTCGGTGTAGACGACACCGTGGTAGCTCACGTCGGGCTCGTTCAGGCGCTTGAAGCGCGCCTTGTGCTCTGCCCACGGGAACTTGCCGCTGTCCACGATGCAGCCGCCCAGCGTGGTGCCGTGGCCACCCATGTATTTGGTGAGCGAGTGGATCACGATGTCGGCGCCGTGCTCGATGGGGCGCAGCAGGTAGGGGCTGGCCACCGTGTTGTCGACGATCAGCGGCACGCCGGCCGCGTGCGCGATGGCGGCCACGCTGGCGATGTCGGTGATGTTGCCGGCCGGGTTGCCAATGGTTTCGACAAACACGGCTTTCGTGCGCTCGTCGATCTGCTTGGCAAAGGATTGCGGATCGCGGTGGTCGGCAAAGCGCGTGGTGATGCCCAGCTGCGGCAGCGTGTGGGCAAACAGGTTGTAGGTGCCGCCATAGAGCGCCGTGCTGCTGACGATGTTGTCGCCCGCCTCGGCAATGGTCTGGATGGCATACATGATCGCCGCCTGGCCGCTGGC belongs to Ottowia testudinis and includes:
- a CDS encoding IPTL-CTERM sorting domain-containing protein, yielding MAALLLTCSVAWGQTRAPTGVTVTVGSLTQTANYGAGDSVTLTFDLSQEASVQAAAPGQVVNLNVSAQCSDAANAANWFTANPAGSCVANTLTARVALTKGASAVSPVPSLSQWALIVLMGAIALLSVRRLRSTASNALRSVLLVGLAAGALNGASDSVAQGVVTNGLLSINTVLSGDQRTLTVLVTRNAECVQCPPGSIYVGNYCA
- a CDS encoding REP-associated tyrosine transposase — protein: MQYRRAWVPGGTFFFTVNLADRRADTLVRHVDALRAAFAVVRRRHPFEIVAIAVMPEHLHAVWQLPPGDADYAGRWALIKAGFSRQLPASERIGASRRTKGERGIWQRRYWEHQIRDETDLANHIDYIHFNPVKHGHVRNAVDWPHSSLHRYIRQGRLPANWGSPEHALPAPPNTAYWRALE
- a CDS encoding O-acetylhomoserine aminocarboxypropyltransferase/cysteine synthase family protein translates to MSDQWKFETQSVHAGYSPDPTTKAVAVPIYQTVAFAFDSAQHGADLFDLKVAGNIYSRIMNPTCDVLEKRVAALESGIGALAVASGQAAIMYAIQTIAEAGDNIVSSTALYGGTYNLFAHTLPQLGITTRFADHRDPQSFAKQIDERTKAVFVETIGNPAGNITDIASVAAIAHAAGVPLIVDNTVASPYLLRPIEHGADIVIHSLTKYMGGHGTTLGGCIVDSGKFPWAEHKARFKRLNEPDVSYHGVVYTEALGPAAYIGRARVVPLRNTGAALSPFNAWQILQGIETLALRMERICDNTLKVAQHLQKHPKVAWVSYAGLPDHEDHALAKHYMQGRASGLFTFGVKSSAGDDARAAGARFLDALQLFTRLVNIGDTKSLATHPASTTHRQLSPEELAKTGVKEETVRLCVGIEHIDDLLADLDQALAKV